DNA from Lactobacillus sp. ESL0791:
TCTTTGCTTCATTTTGGAAATAGTTTTTGTTTTAGTGGAAAATCATAAGAATTAAATTTTAGAGGAAAAATATGTTTGATCTAACAAAATTACCAGCTGAGCGGCAGCTGCCGACACAGTGGCAATATCATAATGAACAGCAGCGTTACTATTACTTAGCTGGCAAAAAAGTGGCTGCCAGTACCTGCGGGCTGAATCCTTATCATCCGTATGCGCTAGAATTTGCTGCTGGGATTACACCTGAGCTTAATGAAGCCAAGCAGGAAGAAATCTTTGCGCAGATTTTGACAGAGCTGGAACAAGCGGCTACAAAACAGGGAGTCAGTGCCTTGTTAACTAAAGATTATGCACCACAGCTGGTTTTTAACAACTTAGCGCAAAAACACGGTTTCAAATTGATTCGCAAGACAATTGAGCCGGAAATGCCTTTTGCTTTAATTCCGCAGCAGCAAGTAGTTGTTCCTGATGGTTGCAGAATTGCGACTTTTGACGAAATTGCAGACGATTCTGCCATGCTAAAAAAGTTTTCACGGCTAAATTATGAAGTTTACCGGCAAAATCACTTGGCCAATCCTGTAATGCCATATTCTGCTGCTAAGTGGGATGCAATCACTTTCACTGATTTTTTGAAAGATGCGCCGCTGCTCATACTTAGAAATGCTAAAATCTTAGCTTATAATTTTTTGTTTGCAGATAAAAAAGAGACACTTTCTGTTGTCTGGATGGGTGGCAAACCGGAATATCTTGATCTTTTGCAGAAAGTGCAGCTGAATTGGGGCCGTACCAGGTTTAGCAAATTCGCCGGTGAGTTTGATTCAACCGACAAGTTGGCTGCCCGCTTTTACCGTCTGCTACCATTTGATTTGTGCCCAGTTTACGAAACCTTTAAAAAGGAATTGACTGATTAGTGCAATAAAAAAACAATTCAGCTAAAAAATTGATTTTTATAAATTATTTGCATCATTTTTTGCAGCTATGAATCAGAAACACGGTGATTGCTGTTATATCTTGCTTAATGCTGCTACAAATCATATTTAAATCACTATAATCAGTTATGAGTAAATATTACAAACACTTGATAACTTAAGTTGCATAAAGGCTAGACTTCTGTCTTAACTTATGAGTTTAATGTAAGAGCTAATAAATTAAATTTTTAAATAAATAAACATACTAATCATGCAGTGGCTGATACTCGATAGAATATTGATTCACTGCTTTTTATTTGTAAATTTTTTAGGCTATATAAGTATAAAAATTTGTTAAACAAAAAAATTTTTAAAATGTTGTGCTACTAATAATATATAATATTGTTTAAAGCAATATTTGTATAGATATTCAAAGGAAGAAATGCTATTAATTATATTTTTGTCTAGAGCTGAACATGGCTGCTTGTTTCATATTTTTAATATGCTAAATAATAAAAATTGTAAAAGATCAAGCAATATTAGAAAAATTGCTTTTAAAAAATATGTAAAAGACCGTTAGGCAAAACCTTGCGGCCTTTTCGTATTTTTAAGTATATAAAATGTATATCTGATCAATTATCCTGTACAAATTTTGCTTTAATAGCAAATACTTCTTAAGAAAATTTGGAATAATATAAAGCTACAAGGTGGAAGAAATGAATACTAGAATCCAAGAAATAATTTTCATTTTGTTAGAAAATCCTGATATTAAAGTAAGGGAGATGATGAAGAGACTCACACTAACAAGGCGGCAAGTCAATTACGCTATAAGCCTAATTAACAACAAGTTAATTGATAAAGGAATTGAAAAAATAAAGCGAAATTCTGATGGTAGTTTTACATTTTCATCAAGGATAAAAGAGTTGTTGTCAAATTATGAGTCAGAAAATGGTGAATATAATGTAAAAGATAGGTCTGTAATCATAGTAATGTATTTGCTTTTTTATCCAAATTATACATCACTGGATCATTTAGCTTTACTTCTCGATTATAGCAAAACGACAATTGTAAATAATTTAAAAGAAGTATCTCGAATGCTTAGAGAATATAATTTAAAACTAAATTATGATCGAAAGCATGGATATATTATAAAAGGAGATGAGGAGCAAGTCTTTAGGTTGGCAACTAATTTGGTTCAAAACAATTCAAGTAATCTATTTCAGCGAGCTGCAGATGCCGATAAATTGCAACAAAAAGTTTCTAAGCAAGCAATATTATTAATTATGAATGTTGAAGAAAAATTTCAAGCATCTTTTTCTGATAAATATTTTAATAATTTAAAAATGATGATTCAGATTATCATTTCTCGAGGTATGAGGGGTAGTAATACAGATGATTATGTTGATTCATTTATTGGTCAGACAAAAGAATATCAGTATTTGCGCAAAATGCCAATTTTAAAAGAACTAGATAATGCTCACGTTAAATGGATAGCATTAGAAATATTATCAGCTAATGTTTTTGATAAAACTGGTTCTGAAATTAGTTCTGATGAAATTGCTTTATTTGGTTTTGTTCACCAGATTGTGGAAGGCTTTAAAAGCAAAACTTTAGTTAATATAGACGATCAATCACATTTTGAAAAAAGGTTATTAAATCATCTCAGACCAGCTTGCTTTCGTGTGAGATATCATCTTCCTAGTATTGAGTTTTCTACAATTGGTAAGTTTTCAAATCATCGAATTTTAGAAAATATTATTAGAGAGTTAATTACTCCTTTAGAAAGTTGGTTGGGTACAAATTTTTCGGATGAAGAGGTACAGCTTTTAACTTATTATTTTGGGTATTTGCTTGTTAAAGGGAATAATACAGATAAGAAAAAAATTATTCAATATAAAGCTGTAGTGGTTTGCTCTAACGGAATTATTATGTCAAATATTTTATTACGAATTCTGAAAAATATTTTTCCAGAAATAAATTTTCTTTTTTCGATGTCAGACAGGGAATTTAAAGAATCAGAAAAAAACTTTGATGTAGTATTTTCAACTATACCTTTAGAAACAAATTTACCTAATTATGTTGTTAAACCTAATATGAATTATTCAGAAAAAATTGCTTTAAAATATCGTGTCTTGAATGATTTAGGATTGGAAAAAACTGATCAGCAAGTTGAGAACCTAATTAATACTGTCTCTAAATATGCAAAAATTAATGATGCTGGTAAATTGCGTCAAGGTATAACCAAAGTCCTTCTATCAGAACAAAACATAACTGATGATGAAAATACAAAAATTAATAAGTTTCCGGATCTATTAGATTATATAAAACCTAATTATATTCAAGTGATAAATCAAAAAAATATTAATTGGAAGGACGCTTTATTTCAAGCTTTGCAACCTTTAGTTAGAGAAAAAATAGTTAACGATGATTATTACACTGAATTAATAAAACAGCTATCCAATAGAAATAATTATAGCTTTTTGGGAACAGATATGGCTATACCACATTCCTCACCGGAAAATGGTGTAGAGGGTGATGGAATTGGTTTTTTAATATCTCGGTGGCCTATTAAATTGCCTTATGGAAAAGAAGTGAGAATTTTAGCACCGATAGCTTTTTTTTACAGAGATCGTTATTTAAAAGCAATTAATCAATTGGCAGACCTAGCTACTAATAAAGCGATTATTCAAAAAATTCTTAATACACGGTCTTCAGATCAAACATATCAAGTTATTAGAATATATATAGAAAGGAAAAATAAAGGTGAAAGTTGAAGATTATCCCAAATTTACAATAATTTTGCGTAATTATTCGCAAATACAAGCTCATGCAATTTTATTAGCATTAAAGGGTTTAGAAAATGAATTTGCAGTAGAAATAACATTGAACACTCCGAATGCGTTTAATATGATTAAAAACTTTAATGATGAATTTGGAGAAAAGTTGATCATTGGTGCTGGTACAGTACTTGATTTTGAAAGTGAAAAAAAAGCGGTTGAGAATGGAGCACAGTTTTTATTGAGTTCTTGTGTTTTTACTAAAGAAATGATGTCTTTTGCTAAAAAGAAGAAAGTGATTACAGTTCCAGGTGTAATGACACCAAGTGAAGCCTGGAAAATGCATCAGTATGGAGCTGATATTATTAAAATTTTTCCTGCAGTTACTGTTGGCCCAGCATTCTTTAAAGCAATAAAAGCACCTTTAGGCAATCTTCGATTGATGGCTGTTGGTGGTATTTCCAGCTCTAATATCCATGAGTTTTTAACTAATAAAGCAGATTATATTGGAATAGGATCAGGTGCTTTTAAACCTAAAGATGTTGAAAATCTAGACATTGAAAGACTGCATGCATCTTTAATCGATATAGTTCACAAAAAATAAATAGATGAATACTAACGAATTACCTATATCTAAAATTTCAAATATTTATTTGTAAGATTATGAATAGGAAAGAATATGGGATGAATAATATTAATATAGATAAAAAAGATATATTTTTAAATAAAGAATTTAGTTCAAGAAAGCAATTTTATGATTTTATAACTAATATTTTACTTGAAGAGGGGAAAATTAAAGATACATATAAAAACAGTATTTTAGTAAGAGAATCTAAATTTCCTACAGGTTTAGATACTGGAGAAATCAAAGTGGCAATACCACATACTGATTATAATCAATCAAATGTTACGCAGTTGGTTATAACCACATTGAGTAAGCCAATAAAGTTTAAAAAAATGGATAATCCAGTTGATGAAATAGAAGTTTCTATAATTTTTTTAATTTTATTTAATAAACCTGAAAAACAGCTTTTAATGCTTAAACAAATTATGAACATTATTCAAGATCAAGTTTTTCTAAAAAACTTACTTAAACAGAATTCAACGAGTGAGGTAATATCACTTTTTAATAATAAAGAGGAGAATTTATCATGAAAAAGAAAACAGTAATTGTATGTTGTGCATCGTCAATGATTACTTCAACTATTGCAGCCGGTAAAGTGAGAGATATTGCAAAAAAAATAGGGGCACCAGAACCTCGAATTATTCAATGCAAATTTTCTGAGGTGCAAGGCAACATAGAAACGAATGAGGTAGATTTGATTGTCCCGACAGGTAGATTAAATGAAAACGTAACGGGCAATGTCCCTATGGTTTTAGGTACACCATTTATTACTGGAGTTAATGTTGATGGGGCAGAACAAAAAATTGCAGAAATATTAAAAAATTAATGTGAGGAGGTAATAGTTATGCAATATGTAATAAATGCATTAAATTGGATTAGTCAATTAGGGCCTATGGTAATGATGCCCATAATTATTTTTATTTTAGGTCTAATATTTAGGGTTAAGTTTGCAACACTAATCAAATCATCATTGACTATTGGTGTAGGTTTTGCTGGAGTAACTATAGTTATTAATTGGTTTGTGGCTCAAGTTGGTCCTTCTGTTCATTCGATGGTTTCTCATTGGGGTATTCAAACTAGTATTATGGATGTAGGTTGGCCGGCAAGAGCTGCTGCAACTTGGGCATTTCCTTTAGCAGCTGTAGTCGTTTTTATAGTTTTGGGTATTAATGCACTTATGCTAATTACCAAAATGACTAATACGGTAATGGTGGATTTTTGGAGTTATAATCACTACATTTTTACCGGTGCGCTTGTTTGGTATTTGACAAAAAGTGCAGGTATTTCTTTATTGGCAGCTGCTTTAGATGCAGCAATTAGCTTTAAATTAGCAGACTGGACAGCTCCGCTTGCGCAAAAATATTTTGGATTAGAAGGCATTTCTTTTCCAACTGCTAACTCAGTTGGTTGGGCACCGATTGCATGGTTATTAAATAAGTTATGGAGTGTTATTCCAGGTATCAAAAATATTGATGCCCGTCCTGAAAAAATTCAAAAAAAGTTTGGTTTTGTTGGTGAGCCACTGTTCATGGGTTTTGTGATCGGTGTTTTAATAGGTATCTTAGCTGAAGACAAAGTGGGCAATATTTTAATAGTTGGTATGAGTACAGCAGCTACCATGGTGCTAACACCAAAAATGATGCAAATATTGATGGAAGGCCTTATTCCATTTGCGAATTCAATTAAAGAGTTATTGAATAAGAAATTTCCAGGTAACAAATTTACTATTGGTGTTGATGCGGCTTTAACAGTAGCAGATTCATCAGTTATTGCATGTGGTATTATCATGGTTCCTATTACATTAATTTTAGCTGCAATTTTGCCAGGAAATAAACTTCTACCTATTTCAGATATAGCTTATCAAGCCATGTGGTTGTCTGCTTGGCCAGTAGCATTTGGTAAAGGCAATATTTTTAGAGGGTTGTTGTCGACCTTTGTTATTACATGTTGTGTATTATTAATTGCTACTAACTTAGCACCGATTCATACTCAATTGGCTTTAGCAGGTGGCTTTAAGTTAGCTCAAGGTATGCACTACATTTCTACTGAAGATGCAGGTACACATATTATTGGGTTCTTAATTTATAAGGTAATTGCACTTATAAAAGCTATTTTTTAGTAGGATGTAGGAGAAATTTATGAGAATTTCAAATTTTGTTATTTATAAGGTTAAGCCGCGTTGGGTTTTTATTAAAATTAATACAGATGAAGGTGTTTCAGGCTGGGGTGAGATGGTTTCTGGAACCAAAACCGAAACTGTCGTTGCCGGTGCTAAAGAAATGGCCCAAAAAATAATTGGTAAAAATCCGTTTGAAATCGAGCGAATTTGGCAAAGGCTGCATCGTTCTTTCTTCCGAGGTGGTCCTATTAATGGTACTGTTGTTTCTGGAATTGAGATGGCACTATGGGACATTAAAGGTAAGGCGCTAAACTTACCGGTATATGAATTACTCGGTGGTGCCGCACGGGATCGTATTAAGGTGTATTCATGGATTGGAGGAGACCGCCCCTCCGATGTAGTTGCAATGGCACAAGAACGTTGGGATAAAGGCTTTCGTGCAGTTAAAATGAATGCCACATCGGAAATGCATTATGTTGATTCACTTGATAAAGTTGATGCCGCTGTTAAACGTGTAGCGTCAATTCGTGAAAAATTTGGTAATGAAATGGCAATCGGAATCGATTTTCATGGCCGAGTTCATAAGCCCATGGCTAAAGTTTTAGCTAAGGCTTTGGAACCATATCATCCGATGTTTATTGAGGAACCGGTTTTACCTGAGAATGAAGAATATTTTGCTCAAATTGCAAATGAAGTTTCTACACCGATAGCTACTGGTGAGCGCGTATATACTCGTTGGGGTTTTAAAAACATTTTTAAACAAGGTGCAGTTGATATTGTTCAACCAGATATTTCCCTCTGTGGCGGTCTTTTAGAAGAAAGAAAGATAGCTGCAATGGCGGAAGCATATGATATGGCGGTTGCACCTCATGCACCATATGGTCCGGTTGCATTAGCAGCCACATTTCAAGTTGATGCCTGCACGCCAAATGTGTTCATTCAAGAACAAAGTTTAGGAATTCATTATAATCAAGGATTTGACTTATTGGACTTTGTTAAAAACAAAGAAATTTTTCAATATAAAGATAGCTTCGTGGATATTCCTAAAGGGCCAGGCTTGGGAATTGAAATGGATGAAGATAAAATTAAGGAAGTTGCTCAAGAAGGATTAATATGGAATAATCCTGCATGGGAAAACTATGATGGGACAATTGCTGAATGGTAAATACTAATAAAAAAATTAATACGGTTAATGGTAAAATATCTGTTAATTCTATGGGAATAACTTATATTCACGAACATTTATATGTAGTACCTAATGAGTTGCCTAAGTATTATGATTATACATTGGATGATATAGATAAAAATATTGCTGAAGCAGTTTCTTTTAAGGATGCTGGTGGCAATACGATTGTTGATTTAACACCGATTAATTATGGGCGTAGCCCATTGCTGTTAAAGAAAATCGCAAGCAGTGCTGGAATAAATGTGGCGTTTGTAACAGGTTTTCATAAGCAAGAGTTTCAACCAAGTTGGATTAAGGATATGACTGATGCGGATATCTATAATTTTTTGACTAATGAAATCACTGCAGGTGTAACTTCACAGCATCTTTTACCAGCTGGCATGAAATGTGGTACAAGCTATAATAATATAACAGATGATGAAAAAAGAATTATTATTATAGAATCTAAAGTTCAAAACGACTTACATATTCCTATAATAACTCATTGTGACCAAGGAACAATGGGGTTAGAACAGTTAGCATTATTTGAAAAAAATAATGCTGATCTATCACATATATGTTTGAGTCATGTGGACCTAATGGAAAATGAAAAATACATTGAGCAAATTTGTCAGACTGGCGCTTCCGTATGTTTTGATCACATTGGAAGAGATTTGGACAATCATGATGAATTAAAAGTACAGATGATAGTTAAACTTGTACAGAATGGATATGCTGATCAGATATGCTTATCTGGTGACATGGGACGGAAAAAATATTTCGTATCATATGGCGGGAAGCCAGGCCTTAAATATATTCTTACAACACTAAAAGAGGAGCTGTTGAAGTATATATCAGAAGAAGATTTTATAAAGATGGTTAAGGATAATCCGCAAAGAATTTTAACATGGTAATTTTTTAAGAAGTTATAAAAAATACTATCTTAATTCTCCCTATTGAATTTCGTTTGTGAAATTAAGAAAAGAAAATTGCTTAAAATAAAAACGATTCATGCTTGCACATAGCAGGTATGAATCGTTTTGTTTAAGGAAATACGTATGACTTTAAGTCATTAAAATTAATTTATCCACGGTGCATTGCGTATCGCTTGAATGGTTTGTTGATAATTGCTGCTTTGAGCGATTAAGGAAATTACTGCCGCGCCTGCCGCTTGGGTTTGGGCGATAGCCGGCAGGTCCTCTTCTTTAATACCGCCGATTGCAACGATGGGCCGATTACTATTTTGCACTAATTGCCGCAAACCGGGAATGCCGATCACTGGCGACGCATCATCTTTTGACTGCGTGGCAAAAATGGGGCCACAGCCGTAATAGTCAATGCCGGAAATTGTGTTAGCCTTGACTATTTCTGCTAAATTAGAACAAGAATAGCCAACGATCATTTTTTGTCCGACCTCAGTTACCACCTGAGTGATGGCTTCGTCGCTTTGACCAACATGAATTCCTTCTGCGTCAACAGCCTTGGCTAGCGCAACGTCGTCATCAACGAAGAATGGTACATGATGTTTTTGACAAAGCTGGTGCAATTTTTGCGCCATTGGCACGCGC
Protein-coding regions in this window:
- a CDS encoding BglG family transcription antiterminator, translated to MNTRIQEIIFILLENPDIKVREMMKRLTLTRRQVNYAISLINNKLIDKGIEKIKRNSDGSFTFSSRIKELLSNYESENGEYNVKDRSVIIVMYLLFYPNYTSLDHLALLLDYSKTTIVNNLKEVSRMLREYNLKLNYDRKHGYIIKGDEEQVFRLATNLVQNNSSNLFQRAADADKLQQKVSKQAILLIMNVEEKFQASFSDKYFNNLKMMIQIIISRGMRGSNTDDYVDSFIGQTKEYQYLRKMPILKELDNAHVKWIALEILSANVFDKTGSEISSDEIALFGFVHQIVEGFKSKTLVNIDDQSHFEKRLLNHLRPACFRVRYHLPSIEFSTIGKFSNHRILENIIRELITPLESWLGTNFSDEEVQLLTYYFGYLLVKGNNTDKKKIIQYKAVVVCSNGIIMSNILLRILKNIFPEINFLFSMSDREFKESEKNFDVVFSTIPLETNLPNYVVKPNMNYSEKIALKYRVLNDLGLEKTDQQVENLINTVSKYAKINDAGKLRQGITKVLLSEQNITDDENTKINKFPDLLDYIKPNYIQVINQKNINWKDALFQALQPLVREKIVNDDYYTELIKQLSNRNNYSFLGTDMAIPHSSPENGVEGDGIGFLISRWPIKLPYGKEVRILAPIAFFYRDRYLKAINQLADLATNKAIIQKILNTRSSDQTYQVIRIYIERKNKGES
- a CDS encoding bifunctional 4-hydroxy-2-oxoglutarate aldolase/2-dehydro-3-deoxy-phosphogluconate aldolase, encoding MKVEDYPKFTIILRNYSQIQAHAILLALKGLENEFAVEITLNTPNAFNMIKNFNDEFGEKLIIGAGTVLDFESEKKAVENGAQFLLSSCVFTKEMMSFAKKKKVITVPGVMTPSEAWKMHQYGADIIKIFPAVTVGPAFFKAIKAPLGNLRLMAVGGISSSNIHEFLTNKADYIGIGSGAFKPKDVENLDIERLHASLIDIVHKK
- a CDS encoding PTS sugar transporter subunit IIA; amino-acid sequence: MNNINIDKKDIFLNKEFSSRKQFYDFITNILLEEGKIKDTYKNSILVRESKFPTGLDTGEIKVAIPHTDYNQSNVTQLVITTLSKPIKFKKMDNPVDEIEVSIIFLILFNKPEKQLLMLKQIMNIIQDQVFLKNLLKQNSTSEVISLFNNKEENLS
- a CDS encoding PTS lactose transporter subunit IIB — protein: MKKKTVIVCCASSMITSTIAAGKVRDIAKKIGAPEPRIIQCKFSEVQGNIETNEVDLIVPTGRLNENVTGNVPMVLGTPFITGVNVDGAEQKIAEILKN
- a CDS encoding PTS galactitol transporter subunit IIC — protein: MQYVINALNWISQLGPMVMMPIIIFILGLIFRVKFATLIKSSLTIGVGFAGVTIVINWFVAQVGPSVHSMVSHWGIQTSIMDVGWPARAAATWAFPLAAVVVFIVLGINALMLITKMTNTVMVDFWSYNHYIFTGALVWYLTKSAGISLLAAALDAAISFKLADWTAPLAQKYFGLEGISFPTANSVGWAPIAWLLNKLWSVIPGIKNIDARPEKIQKKFGFVGEPLFMGFVIGVLIGILAEDKVGNILIVGMSTAATMVLTPKMMQILMEGLIPFANSIKELLNKKFPGNKFTIGVDAALTVADSSVIACGIIMVPITLILAAILPGNKLLPISDIAYQAMWLSAWPVAFGKGNIFRGLLSTFVITCCVLLIATNLAPIHTQLALAGGFKLAQGMHYISTEDAGTHIIGFLIYKVIALIKAIF
- the dgoD gene encoding galactonate dehydratase: MRISNFVIYKVKPRWVFIKINTDEGVSGWGEMVSGTKTETVVAGAKEMAQKIIGKNPFEIERIWQRLHRSFFRGGPINGTVVSGIEMALWDIKGKALNLPVYELLGGAARDRIKVYSWIGGDRPSDVVAMAQERWDKGFRAVKMNATSEMHYVDSLDKVDAAVKRVASIREKFGNEMAIGIDFHGRVHKPMAKVLAKALEPYHPMFIEEPVLPENEEYFAQIANEVSTPIATGERVYTRWGFKNIFKQGAVDIVQPDISLCGGLLEERKIAAMAEAYDMAVAPHAPYGPVALAATFQVDACTPNVFIQEQSLGIHYNQGFDLLDFVKNKEIFQYKDSFVDIPKGPGLGIEMDEDKIKEVAQEGLIWNNPAWENYDGTIAEW
- a CDS encoding phosphotriesterase yields the protein MVNTNKKINTVNGKISVNSMGITYIHEHLYVVPNELPKYYDYTLDDIDKNIAEAVSFKDAGGNTIVDLTPINYGRSPLLLKKIASSAGINVAFVTGFHKQEFQPSWIKDMTDADIYNFLTNEITAGVTSQHLLPAGMKCGTSYNNITDDEKRIIIIESKVQNDLHIPIITHCDQGTMGLEQLALFEKNNADLSHICLSHVDLMENEKYIEQICQTGASVCFDHIGRDLDNHDELKVQMIVKLVQNGYADQICLSGDMGRKKYFVSYGGKPGLKYILTTLKEELLKYISEEDFIKMVKDNPQRILTW
- the thiE gene encoding thiamine phosphate synthase, which gives rise to MKKFNAKLLEAYFICGTQDLQPKENLPTVLEQALKAGITAFQFRDKGQNSTLAVSERVPMAQKLHQLCQKHHVPFFVDDDVALAKAVDAEGIHVGQSDEAITQVVTEVGQKMIVGYSCSNLAEIVKANTISGIDYYGCGPIFATQSKDDASPVIGIPGLRQLVQNSNRPIVAIGGIKEEDLPAIAQTQAAGAAVISLIAQSSNYQQTIQAIRNAPWIN